The DNA segment TTGTCCCACGCACTCAGGCGCTGTTTACTTTGTGCCAACCGCTGTTGGAATAGTGCAAGGTGTGCGGTCGCGCGTTCAGGCACACCCAGTTTTTCCGCCAGATTTTGCAATGACTTTTTAGCCAGTTTCAGCGGCAGGCCTGAGCCATCGTTAAAGGAAAAGCCCATCGCCGGTGCAATGGTTTGCATTTTCGCCACTGAAGGGCCAAATCCCTCTGAGTAGAGGATCAGCGAAGGATCAATCTGTTGCAGCAGCTCCATATTTGGCTCTGTGCGGTTGCCGAGATCGATAACCGTGGGTGCCAATCGAGGCTCTTGTACCCAAAGGCGATAATTGGCGATTTCAGCCACGGCAAGCGGCGTAATGCCAAGCGTCAGCAGAAGCTCAATCGGCAGCCATTCGAGCGCCACAATACGCTTGAGATCGGGATATGTCGTACTGGTCAGCGCAGAGGCCTGCACCGAAAGCGGAAGTAAAAACGGCGACAACGCCAGCGCCGTAATCAGACGGCGACGGCCAAAATCAGGAGAGTTGGGATCACGCATTGAATCTTGCATCAGTAAACGAAGCTCACCGGCGCACCACCGCTTGGGTGCGGCAGCGTCCCCATCGGTATACCGTAAATTTTTTCCAGTACGTCGCCCTGCATAATGTCAGCAGGCGTACCTTGAGCAATCAGTTCACCACCGCGCAGCGCCATCAAATAATCGCAATAACGCGCAGCCATATTGATGTCATGCAGAACCGCAATCACGGTTAACCCCCGTTCGCGACTAAGGCGTTGAATGAGGGCCAACACTTCAACCTGATGGGCAATATCCAGCGCCGATGTCGGTTCATCGAGTAATAAACAGCGGCTATTTTGTGCCACCGTCATTGCCAACCATGCGCGCTGGCGCTCACCGCCGGATAAGCTGTCAACCAAACGCCCTGCCAACGGTTTAAGATCGACCAAGGCAATGGCCTCTTCCACTCGTTCACGATCTTCGCTGCGAAAACGCCCGAGCGCGCCATGCCAAGGATAGCGACCAATGGCCACCAGTTCACGCACCGTCATTCCCTCAGCCGCGGGCAGCTGTTGAGGAAGGTAGGCCACTTCACGGGCAAACGCTTTGCTATCCCATTCCGCTAACGGTTTGTCGCCCAGTAAAATCTGGCCAACGCTTGCCGCCTGATGGCGACCGAGCATTTTTAGCAGCGTCGATTTACCTGAGCCATTGTGACCAATCAAGCCACAAACCTGACCTTCAGGAAAAGTGAGAGACACGTTTTGCAGCAATGTGCGGCCAGGAACAGTGAAGCTGACCTGTTGCAAAGTGAAAGTTGATGGGGTGGAGATTGCGGTTTTACTCAATTCCGGTATAGCCTTTAGTCTTATGTTCTTTGCAGAAAAGAACGGGCGCGGTAACCGCGCCCTTGAGTGTATATCTTACTAGAAGCGGAAGGTCGCCGTTGCCACAACCTGACGCTCTGCGCCCCAGAAGCAGCCATAGGTATCGAAGCAGCTGGCAACGTACTCGCGGTCCAGCAGGTTATTTACATTAACCGCAA comes from the Hafnia alvei genome and includes:
- the fhuD gene encoding Fe(3+)-hydroxamate ABC transporter substrate-binding protein FhuD, translated to MRDPNSPDFGRRRLITALALSPFLLPLSVQASALTSTTYPDLKRIVALEWLPIELLLTLGITPLAVAEIANYRLWVQEPRLAPTVIDLGNRTEPNMELLQQIDPSLILYSEGFGPSVAKMQTIAPAMGFSFNDGSGLPLKLAKKSLQNLAEKLGVPERATAHLALFQQRLAQSKQRLSAWDKTPLLLFTLLDAGHALVFGKGSMFQEVMDELDLKNAWTGATNFWGSAIVGIEQLATISPQAQAIFFSHGNDALFAQVQKTPLWQALPFVRSHKVISQPGVWFYGATLSAMRFCDLLESALGAKS
- the fhuC gene encoding Fe3+-hydroxamate ABC transporter ATP-binding protein FhuC gives rise to the protein MSKTAISTPSTFTLQQVSFTVPGRTLLQNVSLTFPEGQVCGLIGHNGSGKSTLLKMLGRHQAASVGQILLGDKPLAEWDSKAFAREVAYLPQQLPAAEGMTVRELVAIGRYPWHGALGRFRSEDRERVEEAIALVDLKPLAGRLVDSLSGGERQRAWLAMTVAQNSRCLLLDEPTSALDIAHQVEVLALIQRLSRERGLTVIAVLHDINMAARYCDYLMALRGGELIAQGTPADIMQGDVLEKIYGIPMGTLPHPSGGAPVSFVY